A stretch of Microbulbifer sp. SAOS-129_SWC DNA encodes these proteins:
- a CDS encoding flagellar hook basal-body protein, with translation MDSVLAIAEANISGKLEQLSAISNNIANVNTTGYRSKLVVEAPFESAVAAVGGGSVPSTETHVDLSVGSMRETGRSLDIALSGSGFFQLESPMGDMLTRNGQFDISEDGRLVGINGWPVKVDGQMEPFTRDIQIAKDGHIYSKGKEVGRIELADANENSLVEFNSGVFKPKGNVTLGGEQQLLQSHLEGSNVDLLSETTRMMMALRSVEATQKLVHSYDSLLDTAITTLGEF, from the coding sequence ATGGATAGTGTACTTGCGATCGCAGAAGCGAATATATCCGGAAAGCTGGAACAGCTTTCGGCAATTAGCAACAATATCGCCAATGTCAATACCACAGGTTATAGAAGTAAATTAGTTGTGGAAGCCCCGTTTGAATCTGCAGTGGCGGCGGTTGGCGGGGGTTCTGTTCCATCTACTGAAACACACGTAGACCTGTCCGTAGGTTCCATGCGGGAAACTGGACGCTCATTGGATATAGCTCTGAGCGGCAGTGGCTTTTTCCAGTTGGAATCTCCGATGGGTGACATGCTCACCAGAAATGGCCAATTTGATATCTCAGAAGATGGCAGATTGGTCGGTATCAATGGTTGGCCGGTTAAAGTTGATGGACAGATGGAGCCGTTTACCAGAGATATTCAGATAGCCAAGGATGGGCATATCTATAGCAAAGGAAAAGAAGTTGGAAGAATTGAACTTGCCGATGCGAACGAGAACTCTCTTGTCGAATTCAATTCAGGTGTATTCAAGCCGAAAGGTAACGTCACATTGGGGGGCGAGCAGCAATTACTTCAGTCCCACCTGGAGGGTTCTAATGTTGACCTGTTGAGCGAAACTACAAGGATGATGATGGCGCTTAGGAGTGTCGAAGCCACACAAAAGCTGGTGCACAGCTACGATTCTTTGCTCGACACGGCAATTACTACACTCGGTGAATTTTAA
- a CDS encoding flagellar biosynthesis protein FlhA, giving the protein MWWNKNFLSGHSDLLLVLAMVGILMVLFTPIPSVLLDFLLVLNVSFALLILLLTFYVEKPTNFSTFPSLLLMATLFRLSLNIAATRLILNDTDAGRVIGAIGDHVVSGNYVIGLIVFLVLIVVQYVVVTNGAQRVAEVSARFTLDSMPGKQMSIDADLNIGLINEEEAKKRREGIEKESNFYGSMDGASKFVKGDAIAGIIIILIDIVGGLTIGVAQKGMSWSEALHTFTLLTVGDGIVTQIPALIISTGTGIIVTRATSDAFLSQEIGKQITSFPKILLLIALALILILFLPGLPILPVLMVLLLVSILGYFAVFQGNKTDLEEDQPKQLENNVYDTLTVDPLVIEIGAALKDGFSTDSSFNERIATFRKKIARETGFVVPSVKVRDGEGLNDAEYRISINDVPIGSGQLYMEKWLAINPGNIPQTLDGIDTKEPTYGLPAKWIEDESVDVAESMGYTIVDPTSVLITHLGEVIKGASSDLMSRKEVELMINQLRPEYTTLIDELIPSLMTLSDVQKVLQKLLSEQVSIRNMPMILEVLVDQARFNKEPGFLASRVREQLSAQICRGLANENGELFVMVLDPAVERTVGESLSRVQEGRPILDAKFSEQLLKRIATNVEKMMSANINPVLLCNQALRSYMRDFSEKAIPQLSVLSMSEVNNNVKLKSFGVVSV; this is encoded by the coding sequence ATGTGGTGGAATAAGAACTTCCTTTCTGGACATAGCGATCTGCTACTGGTACTGGCAATGGTAGGCATCTTAATGGTGCTCTTCACGCCAATACCGTCCGTACTCCTGGACTTTCTTCTTGTACTGAATGTTTCATTTGCCCTATTAATATTGCTGCTTACATTTTATGTTGAAAAACCTACTAATTTTTCAACATTTCCATCTTTGCTACTCATGGCAACTCTATTCAGGTTGTCACTGAATATTGCGGCAACACGCCTCATCCTCAATGATACCGATGCTGGTCGGGTGATTGGCGCTATTGGTGATCACGTGGTATCCGGAAACTACGTGATTGGTTTGATTGTGTTTCTGGTACTTATTGTTGTTCAGTATGTCGTTGTAACCAACGGTGCACAGAGGGTCGCAGAAGTCTCTGCACGCTTTACCCTGGATAGTATGCCGGGGAAGCAAATGAGCATCGACGCGGACCTTAATATAGGTCTTATTAATGAAGAAGAAGCCAAGAAAAGACGAGAAGGTATTGAGAAAGAAAGTAATTTCTATGGATCGATGGATGGTGCCAGTAAATTCGTAAAAGGCGATGCCATTGCCGGAATTATCATTATTCTGATCGATATTGTTGGTGGGCTAACCATAGGGGTGGCCCAAAAGGGAATGTCCTGGTCTGAAGCTCTGCATACGTTCACCCTGCTAACGGTGGGTGATGGCATTGTAACGCAAATTCCCGCACTAATTATCTCAACCGGAACGGGCATTATTGTCACAAGGGCAACATCGGATGCCTTTCTGTCACAGGAAATTGGCAAGCAAATAACCTCATTTCCAAAGATATTGCTGCTGATTGCGTTGGCATTGATTCTTATTTTGTTTCTCCCGGGACTACCAATTCTCCCGGTCCTGATGGTGCTCTTGTTAGTGAGCATACTTGGCTATTTTGCTGTGTTTCAAGGCAATAAAACGGATCTTGAAGAAGATCAGCCAAAGCAGCTGGAAAACAACGTATACGATACTTTGACTGTTGATCCACTCGTCATAGAGATAGGGGCTGCCTTAAAAGACGGGTTTTCAACGGATAGCTCTTTTAACGAAAGAATAGCTACGTTCAGGAAAAAAATTGCGCGGGAAACCGGCTTTGTAGTTCCGTCCGTCAAAGTCCGAGATGGCGAAGGGCTAAATGATGCAGAATATAGAATCAGCATCAATGATGTCCCCATCGGCTCTGGCCAGCTGTATATGGAGAAGTGGCTGGCGATAAACCCCGGTAATATTCCGCAGACTTTGGATGGTATTGATACTAAAGAGCCGACCTATGGTTTGCCGGCAAAATGGATTGAGGATGAAAGTGTAGATGTTGCCGAATCGATGGGTTACACCATCGTTGATCCCACGAGCGTTCTTATTACACACCTTGGCGAAGTTATTAAGGGGGCATCTTCTGATCTTATGAGCCGGAAAGAGGTCGAACTGATGATAAATCAATTACGGCCTGAATATACAACTCTGATAGACGAGTTGATCCCATCTTTGATGACTCTCAGTGATGTACAGAAAGTGCTTCAGAAGCTGCTATCTGAGCAGGTATCAATACGTAACATGCCAATGATCCTTGAAGTTTTAGTGGATCAAGCGCGTTTTAACAAAGAGCCGGGCTTTCTTGCTTCACGGGTAAGAGAGCAATTGTCCGCGCAAATTTGTAGAGGCTTGGCCAATGAGAATGGTGAGTTATTCGTTATGGTGCTGGATCCGGCAGTTGAGCGCACCGTCGGTGAGTCTCTCAGTAGAGTCCAGGAAGGGCGCCCAATCCTGGATGCAAAATTTTCCGAGCAGCTGTTGAAGCGAATTGCCACAAATGTAGAAAAAATGATGTCGGCGAACATAAACCCGGTATTGTTGTGTAACCAGGCACTTCGATCCTACATGCGTGATTTCTCTGAAAAAGCAATACCTCAGCTGTCTGTATTGTCCATGAGTGAAGTAAACAACAACGTCAAATTGAAATCATTTGGTGTTGTAAGTGTTTAG
- a CDS encoding EscU/YscU/HrcU family type III secretion system export apparatus switch protein yields the protein MASDQQEQDRSEAATPYKLQEARKRGQVAKSVEVNAWVIMAVCAAVIFATFDDLLSKYLTLNKYFLANAGDIDLTESNAVLLLKHIYEGLLHVFIPVIIAIVFAALLAGIVQVGPLFSWHPMKPDFKKLNPADGFKRIFNKKIIYELIKTAIKIAVISGLIWAAAVGTLDKLFMLRGMSFYHQVDAISQIAAIWVAIILAGLGVIAAIDFAYTRWNYKDNMRMSRREVKEEVKRRDGDPKIKAKIKELQREAAKKGQSLGRIPDADILITNPTHISVGIQYRREEMSAPKVIAKGAGDLAQKMRLKASQAGVPIIENKPLARQLFREAELDCTIPPDTFAVVAKILVEVMRSKQKRELS from the coding sequence ATGGCTTCCGATCAGCAAGAACAAGACAGGTCGGAAGCTGCAACTCCCTATAAGTTGCAGGAAGCCAGAAAGCGAGGTCAGGTTGCCAAGAGCGTCGAAGTTAATGCATGGGTAATAATGGCCGTTTGCGCTGCTGTAATCTTTGCAACCTTTGATGACCTGTTGTCGAAATATCTTACGCTGAATAAATACTTCCTGGCCAATGCAGGTGATATCGACCTGACAGAAAGTAATGCAGTTTTATTGTTGAAGCACATTTACGAAGGTTTGCTTCACGTATTTATCCCGGTGATTATTGCCATTGTTTTTGCCGCTTTATTAGCAGGAATAGTTCAGGTAGGGCCGCTTTTCAGTTGGCACCCGATGAAGCCTGACTTTAAGAAGCTGAACCCCGCTGATGGTTTCAAGCGGATTTTCAATAAGAAGATAATTTATGAGTTGATCAAAACGGCGATAAAAATCGCAGTTATAAGTGGTCTGATATGGGCAGCGGCAGTGGGAACGTTGGATAAGCTGTTCATGTTGCGGGGGATGTCTTTCTACCATCAGGTAGACGCAATTTCTCAAATCGCTGCAATATGGGTTGCGATTATTCTCGCTGGGCTGGGGGTTATCGCTGCGATTGATTTCGCTTATACGCGATGGAACTACAAAGACAACATGAGAATGAGCCGTCGAGAAGTCAAGGAAGAAGTCAAGCGTCGTGATGGCGATCCGAAAATCAAAGCCAAAATAAAAGAATTGCAGAGAGAAGCCGCTAAGAAAGGACAGTCTCTGGGGCGGATACCCGATGCGGATATTTTGATCACAAATCCAACTCACATCAGTGTTGGAATCCAGTACCGCCGCGAAGAAATGTCTGCGCCAAAGGTAATCGCAAAAGGTGCCGGTGATCTGGCGCAAAAAATGCGTCTCAAAGCCTCCCAAGCCGGCGTGCCTATTATAGAAAACAAACCCTTGGCAAGGCAGCTGTTTCGTGAGGCGGAGCTCGATTGCACGATACCGCCAGATACTTTCGCGGTTGTCGCAAAAATATTGGTTGAAGTTATGCGTAGTAAACAGAAAAGAGAGTTATCTTAA
- a CDS encoding flagellar biosynthetic protein FliR — MVVQYTQGWVVALLLVATRVSPLIFFSPLLSLSKIPVRISVTLILVLSAGITSIVDTSGTAGVQAISQLVPLILQEALVGILMAFGVFSAFAVFSFGGRILDMQMGFSVAATVDPASGAQSPLIGTAITLAAVLTFFLADFHYVFIKALIQSFSVVPLGSGIGDIDFDAVVTQFGLMFSLGVVVVIPVVVMLLLVDGALALAARTMPQVNMFMLSIPIKIFVGLILVAILAESFGSIFKQVFQSIFSYWGAVL; from the coding sequence GTGGTCGTGCAGTATACCCAGGGATGGGTGGTCGCATTATTGCTTGTGGCGACAAGGGTCTCACCTCTAATATTTTTTAGCCCACTGCTATCCCTATCAAAAATTCCGGTGAGAATATCCGTTACATTGATCTTGGTTCTTTCCGCCGGTATTACCTCTATTGTTGATACCAGCGGAACCGCGGGCGTACAGGCTATATCGCAGCTGGTGCCTCTGATACTTCAAGAAGCTTTGGTCGGCATTTTAATGGCTTTTGGAGTGTTTTCTGCCTTTGCCGTTTTCAGCTTTGGCGGGCGCATACTGGATATGCAAATGGGATTCAGTGTGGCTGCTACGGTAGATCCGGCCAGTGGCGCCCAATCTCCACTAATAGGCACGGCGATTACATTGGCAGCAGTGCTCACATTTTTCCTGGCCGACTTCCACTACGTCTTTATCAAGGCTCTGATTCAAAGCTTCTCTGTAGTTCCTTTAGGTAGTGGGATTGGCGACATCGACTTTGATGCGGTAGTCACGCAATTTGGGCTTATGTTCAGCCTCGGTGTAGTAGTGGTGATCCCGGTAGTTGTTATGTTGCTATTGGTGGATGGCGCCTTAGCTCTTGCAGCGCGCACGATGCCGCAAGTAAACATGTTTATGCTGAGTATCCCGATCAAGATTTTTGTTGGGTTGATTTTGGTCGCAATTTTGGCTGAAAGCTTTGGGTCGATCTTCAAGCAAGTGTTTCAGTCCATTTTCAGTTATTGGGGAGCGGTACTCTAA
- a CDS encoding flagellar biosynthetic protein FliQ has translation MTEDLAITMLSQMLWLVIKVTAPVLGLTLLVGLVVSIFQVVTQLQEMSLTFIPKLLVSGLALIAFGGWIIQQMAAFATRLIGGIPQMLHGF, from the coding sequence ATGACAGAAGATCTGGCCATTACCATGCTTTCTCAAATGCTCTGGTTGGTAATTAAAGTTACAGCGCCGGTTCTGGGCCTAACACTACTGGTCGGATTGGTGGTGAGTATTTTTCAGGTGGTGACCCAGCTGCAGGAAATGTCACTCACATTTATTCCCAAGCTCCTGGTATCCGGTCTTGCACTCATCGCGTTTGGCGGTTGGATCATTCAACAGATGGCCGCATTTGCCACACGATTAATCGGCGGCATACCACAAATGCTGCACGGCTTCTGA
- a CDS encoding tetratricopeptide repeat protein: MEEFQKKLSSYLKYLELDPQNALLCIQIGDLYHENGDFVKAREFFERARVQDPESSVALSRLGNLCLSENKFEDAAAIYDQVIRVAGNDESLNYNYALSLYYCKRFSEAHIAFSSLDSGNSGFKDLEFYQVSCLHNEGRLAEAIEHAEQCLSVKHDAKLMGYLSLIRMDSFDMASAIKDAESVLELDSANADAATVLGNHAIEQQDIAKAEELFELVVKNEPGNPRGWQGKGLASLLNRDYEGAQTYFERAVEISPDQVGNFNTLGWTHIIKNNFHKAEQVFRTGIEKNRNNAEVHGGLSVALVFQNKLDEAKQESDTALKLDRSSFGGLYAKSIMLKLKGKDKIATKLLGGMLDAPLGDGAPSLMDHLIKYEKNNSQIRR; this comes from the coding sequence ATGGAAGAGTTCCAGAAAAAATTATCCAGTTACCTGAAATATCTAGAACTGGATCCCCAAAACGCTCTGCTGTGTATACAAATTGGGGATCTCTACCATGAAAATGGTGATTTTGTTAAAGCCAGGGAATTCTTTGAGCGCGCACGGGTACAAGATCCAGAAAGCAGCGTTGCCCTATCCAGGCTGGGTAATCTCTGTTTATCTGAAAATAAATTTGAAGATGCTGCAGCAATCTATGATCAGGTAATTAGGGTTGCAGGTAATGACGAGAGCTTGAACTATAATTACGCGCTCTCTCTATACTATTGCAAACGGTTTTCAGAGGCGCATATAGCTTTTAGCTCCCTGGACAGTGGCAATAGTGGATTTAAAGATCTCGAGTTTTATCAGGTCTCCTGTCTACATAATGAAGGAAGGCTGGCAGAGGCGATTGAGCATGCGGAGCAATGCCTTTCGGTTAAGCATGATGCAAAGCTGATGGGCTATCTGTCTCTTATTAGAATGGATAGCTTTGACATGGCATCAGCTATAAAAGATGCCGAATCTGTCCTTGAGCTGGATTCCGCCAATGCGGATGCCGCCACAGTTTTAGGCAATCATGCCATTGAACAACAGGATATCGCGAAAGCTGAAGAGTTGTTTGAGCTGGTGGTGAAGAATGAACCCGGGAACCCACGAGGTTGGCAGGGGAAGGGTTTGGCTTCACTGTTAAACCGGGATTATGAGGGCGCGCAAACTTATTTTGAGCGGGCCGTTGAAATTTCCCCCGATCAAGTTGGTAATTTCAATACCCTTGGTTGGACACACATTATAAAAAATAACTTCCATAAAGCTGAGCAAGTATTTCGCACCGGGATAGAGAAGAACAGAAATAACGCGGAAGTACACGGCGGGCTTTCCGTCGCATTGGTGTTCCAGAATAAGCTTGATGAAGCCAAGCAAGAGTCTGACACCGCGCTCAAGCTAGACCGTTCATCATTTGGTGGTCTCTATGCAAAAAGTATTATGTTGAAGTTGAAGGGAAAAGATAAGATTGCAACTAAATTGCTAGGCGGCATGCTGGATGCCCCATTAGGTGATGGGGCGCCCTCACTGATGGATCATCTGATAAAGTACGAAAAAAATAATAGCCAGATACGAAGGTGA
- a CDS encoding tetratricopeptide repeat protein codes for MNNSEHEQRQRLKPIVAMVQEQKFEQAVSLLKEYLLEFPQNEVALGMLASTYQQLGMSGDARDNFRKILSFNEENALARFQLGMTYFQEKNWSQALAEWQSLIESGTEYASLFYGAMCHLNMGDQESAVKYFKMSAKLMPKSHPLYGSLQDIASKLNFSLS; via the coding sequence TTGAACAATAGTGAGCATGAGCAGAGGCAGCGTCTGAAGCCTATTGTGGCAATGGTACAGGAGCAAAAATTCGAGCAGGCGGTTTCTCTTCTGAAGGAATACCTGCTGGAATTCCCCCAGAATGAAGTCGCACTGGGTATGTTGGCCTCTACCTACCAGCAGCTAGGCATGTCGGGCGATGCCAGGGATAATTTCCGGAAAATACTATCGTTCAATGAGGAAAACGCGCTTGCTCGTTTCCAGCTCGGAATGACCTATTTTCAAGAGAAGAACTGGAGTCAGGCGCTTGCCGAATGGCAATCCCTTATTGAATCCGGTACCGAATACGCCAGCCTTTTTTACGGGGCAATGTGTCATCTCAATATGGGTGATCAGGAATCGGCTGTTAAATATTTCAAAATGAGTGCGAAACTGATGCCGAAGTCGCATCCCCTGTATGGCAGCCTGCAAGATATTGCCTCGAAACTAAATTTCAGTCTTTCCTGA